One Luteolibacter flavescens DNA window includes the following coding sequences:
- a CDS encoding cytochrome P450, producing MTHQSTTPRSAIAPERPFTGRLAVTPPFHRQWMLAGNPARFFERLIRDHGDFVRYRGIISFHLINHPELVHQVLKATHRQFDKNSRVYNRFRNAFGDGLVTAEGERWKRQRKMLHPIFSSASIRRFFDLMLESANATAERWSVRARSGEVFNMAAEMDHLMLEIAGRAFFSQAFDRTADRISGWTHAINRYCAIPPLPVISDLRFPTPLNLKLRRVLSEYRDFVRDVIRDRMAGGMKDDLLGVLLTSKDEDTGEPMGEEDIAEEVLGMIIGGHETSSTAMTWIWHELHHHPRIEQRLVEEIEAVCGNAPVTLDQLPHLRLTTMVIQETLRLHPPFWFENRNTISDVELGGVIIPRGSMIVFSRYSVQRHPDFWECPDEFRPERFDPESPENGEGSRAFIPFGSGPRVCIGRHFAMMELVVILVTILQRYRVIVDASDRHEMAARMTMVPKHGLKVRLETRTDFLPA from the coding sequence ATGACGCATCAATCCACAACCCCGCGCAGCGCGATCGCCCCGGAACGACCGTTCACGGGCCGTCTCGCGGTGACGCCTCCCTTTCACCGGCAGTGGATGCTGGCGGGAAATCCGGCGCGATTCTTCGAGCGCCTCATCCGTGACCATGGCGACTTCGTCCGCTACCGCGGCATCATCAGCTTCCACCTGATCAATCACCCGGAGCTGGTGCATCAGGTGCTGAAGGCGACCCACCGGCAATTCGACAAGAACAGCCGCGTTTACAACCGCTTCAGGAATGCCTTTGGCGACGGACTGGTGACGGCCGAGGGAGAGCGGTGGAAGCGCCAGCGCAAGATGCTGCACCCCATCTTCAGCTCGGCATCGATCAGGCGGTTCTTCGACCTGATGCTGGAGTCCGCAAATGCCACCGCGGAGCGATGGTCGGTCCGTGCGAGGAGCGGCGAGGTCTTCAACATGGCCGCCGAGATGGATCACCTGATGCTGGAGATCGCAGGACGCGCGTTCTTCAGCCAGGCATTTGACCGCACGGCCGACCGCATCAGCGGATGGACGCATGCGATCAACCGCTACTGCGCGATCCCTCCCCTGCCCGTCATTTCCGACCTGCGCTTTCCCACGCCGCTCAATCTGAAACTCCGGCGCGTGCTTTCGGAGTATCGTGACTTCGTCCGCGATGTGATCCGTGATCGCATGGCCGGCGGAATGAAGGATGATCTGTTAGGAGTGCTGCTCACGTCCAAGGACGAGGACACCGGCGAACCGATGGGCGAGGAAGACATCGCGGAAGAAGTGCTGGGCATGATCATCGGCGGCCATGAGACCAGCTCCACAGCGATGACCTGGATCTGGCACGAGCTTCACCACCATCCTCGGATCGAGCAGCGGCTGGTGGAAGAAATCGAAGCGGTATGCGGCAATGCTCCCGTCACCCTCGACCAGCTTCCCCACCTGCGGCTCACGACCATGGTGATCCAGGAGACGCTGCGGCTCCACCCGCCCTTTTGGTTCGAGAACCGCAACACGATCTCCGACGTCGAGCTTGGCGGCGTGATCATTCCCCGTGGCTCGATGATCGTCTTCAGCCGTTACTCCGTGCAGCGGCATCCCGACTTCTGGGAGTGCCCGGATGAGTTCCGCCCGGAACGCTTCGATCCGGAAAGCCCGGAGAATGGCGAAGGATCTCGCGCCTTCATCCCCTTCGGCAGCGGCCCGCGCGTGTGCATCGGCAGGCACTTCGCGATGATGGAGCTGGTCGTCATCCTCGTCACCATCCTGCAGCGCTACCGCGTGATCGTGGACGCCAGCGATCGCCATGAGATGGCGGCACGCATGACCATGGTGCCGAAGCACGGGCTGAAAGTCCGCCTCGAAACCCGCACCGATTTCCTCCCCGCATGA
- a CDS encoding DUF6999 family protein: MKAFPFLTDYVNQTFANEKQRWDYVFLRPILQVFYFFMRIFLFPMKYLIHRRPYGFEARCIDGVLAFGMKYFATVEAVEMVVRHVQIEPLLYRHLLAEDSHVEGTKRKFNGIDGDYNVDSLREMVRNNLTIGHDELSYELVDRFDKEAFLADLDRIRSRMPEDHMLYSKRAMDATREHSMELIGVTNVVIMIVIVITIFGDLRTTVKALNSFDSDAVLLWAMKHLYAHDQTVLTDLDFYLQGETNRGHYNSNVFFSSPSLYLHNHIAFDEYAYQVLRERPPIPGPKPALS; encoded by the coding sequence ATGAAGGCCTTCCCATTCCTCACCGACTACGTCAACCAGACCTTCGCGAATGAGAAGCAGCGCTGGGACTACGTCTTCCTGCGGCCCATTCTCCAGGTCTTCTACTTCTTCATGAGGATCTTCCTCTTCCCGATGAAGTACCTGATCCACCGGCGGCCCTATGGCTTCGAGGCGCGGTGCATCGATGGCGTGCTCGCCTTCGGCATGAAATACTTCGCCACGGTGGAGGCGGTGGAGATGGTGGTGCGCCACGTGCAGATCGAGCCGCTGCTCTACCGGCACCTGCTGGCGGAGGACTCTCACGTCGAGGGCACGAAGCGGAAATTCAACGGCATCGACGGCGACTACAACGTGGACAGCCTGCGCGAGATGGTGCGGAACAACCTGACCATCGGCCACGACGAGCTGTCGTACGAGTTGGTGGACCGCTTCGACAAGGAGGCCTTCCTGGCCGACCTCGACCGCATCCGCAGCCGCATGCCCGAGGACCACATGCTCTACAGCAAGCGCGCGATGGACGCGACGCGGGAGCACTCGATGGAGCTGATCGGCGTGACGAACGTGGTCATCATGATCGTCATCGTCATCACGATCTTCGGCGACCTGCGGACCACGGTGAAGGCGTTGAATTCCTTCGACTCGGATGCCGTGCTGCTGTGGGCGATGAAGCATCTCTACGCCCATGACCAGACGGTGCTGACGGACCTCGACTTCTACCTGCAGGGCGAGACGAACCGCGGCCACTACAACAGCAACGTCTTCTTCTCCAGCCCCAGCCTCTACCTCCACAACCACATCGCCTTCGATGAATACGCCTATCAGGTGCTGAGGGAGCGCCCGCCGATCCCCGGCCCGAAGCCCGCCTTGTCATGA
- a CDS encoding FAD/NAD(P)-binding protein, whose translation MSTKRLAIIGAGSSGLVTLKHALERLPGWEITCFEKGGTTVGRWGNPYPGFFSTSTKYTTQFACHKKWDSSADPAQREAKGDFFKGDEYGRYLMDFVAKNNLAPHIHLHTRISRISRDPQGWRLTIDDGETREEVFDRLVICTGLAENVNAINAPIPTVTPYDPVPSGKTVVVFGGGESAADFAHRLADPKLGNKVYLSLKDGIRVSPRYHPIRGVPSDFLRNRLLLSIHPDLRNAIGQKFVEARIRHQEWFERVFKSSPPGPEQTPSFQERRKHWDAKLTARAKDDLFNVFHTKSDGFLDDVADGRIQIIGPPTDESHRRYHDFDRTTTVEVEPDMLCPMIGFRSGLAALSGGEILITDFHLACLHARHDDLFLVGFARPIIGNIPTMSEMQAKLVTGIMAGWYERPADLASKQAESRARLLRDFPTLNTETIHPVEMFPYCDELARLMGSFPSLRKVGSFRRWMKIQLSPASTLQYMDDDYNTREMDEQVIHTPPVITVLLVAIKLLLDLPYRLVRGPLARRHSQTSLPLVPERP comes from the coding sequence ATGAGCACCAAACGACTCGCCATCATAGGGGCCGGCAGCAGCGGCCTGGTCACGCTGAAGCACGCGCTGGAGCGCCTGCCCGGCTGGGAGATCACCTGCTTTGAAAAAGGCGGTACCACGGTGGGACGCTGGGGGAATCCCTATCCCGGCTTTTTCTCGACCTCGACGAAGTACACGACGCAATTCGCCTGCCACAAGAAGTGGGACTCCAGCGCGGACCCTGCCCAGAGAGAGGCGAAGGGCGACTTCTTCAAGGGCGATGAATACGGACGCTACCTGATGGATTTCGTGGCGAAGAACAACCTCGCGCCCCACATCCACCTGCACACCAGGATCAGCCGCATCTCCCGCGATCCGCAGGGATGGCGGCTCACCATCGACGACGGCGAGACCCGCGAGGAAGTCTTTGACCGACTGGTGATATGCACCGGCCTGGCGGAAAACGTGAACGCGATCAATGCGCCGATCCCCACGGTGACGCCTTACGATCCGGTCCCTTCCGGCAAGACCGTCGTCGTCTTCGGCGGCGGTGAATCGGCAGCGGACTTCGCCCATCGCCTCGCGGATCCGAAGCTGGGCAACAAGGTGTATCTTTCCCTGAAGGATGGCATCCGCGTGAGCCCGCGCTATCACCCGATCCGCGGCGTGCCGTCCGACTTCCTGCGGAATCGCCTGCTGCTCTCGATCCACCCCGACCTGCGGAATGCTATCGGCCAGAAATTCGTGGAAGCGCGCATCCGGCATCAGGAGTGGTTCGAGCGCGTCTTCAAGTCCTCGCCTCCCGGCCCGGAGCAAACCCCGAGCTTTCAGGAAAGGCGCAAGCACTGGGACGCGAAGCTGACCGCCCGGGCAAAGGACGATCTCTTCAATGTCTTCCACACGAAGAGCGACGGCTTCCTCGACGATGTGGCGGACGGCCGCATCCAGATCATCGGCCCGCCGACCGACGAAAGCCACCGGCGCTATCATGACTTCGACCGCACGACGACGGTGGAGGTGGAGCCGGACATGCTGTGCCCGATGATCGGCTTCCGCTCCGGCCTGGCGGCGCTCTCCGGCGGGGAGATCCTGATCACGGACTTCCACCTCGCCTGCCTGCATGCGCGCCACGACGATCTTTTCCTCGTCGGCTTCGCCCGCCCCATCATCGGGAATATCCCGACAATGAGCGAGATGCAGGCGAAGCTGGTGACCGGCATCATGGCGGGCTGGTACGAGCGCCCGGCGGATCTGGCGTCAAAGCAGGCGGAGAGCCGCGCGCGGCTGCTGCGGGACTTCCCCACGCTGAATACCGAGACGATCCACCCGGTGGAGATGTTTCCCTACTGCGACGAGCTCGCCCGGCTGATGGGCAGCTTTCCCTCGCTGCGGAAGGTCGGCTCCTTCCGCCGATGGATGAAGATCCAGCTCTCTCCCGCTTCGACGCTCCAGTATATGGACGACGACTACAATACGCGCGAAATGGACGAGCAGGTGATCCACACCCCGCCGGTGATCACCGTGCTGCTGGTGGCGATCAAGCTGCTGCTGGACCTGCCCTACCGGCTCGTCAGGGGCCCGCTCGCGCGGAGGCATTCGCAAACTTCGCTTCCCTTGGTGCCCGAGCGACCGTAA
- a CDS encoding glutaredoxin family protein yields MPELPILYIKPGCPWCDDVVNYLSKKKIPVKVMVVTGNREAMQEMIDLSGQSKAPTMDWHGDVLADFGVEELVPFLQERGVI; encoded by the coding sequence ATGCCTGAACTGCCCATCCTCTACATCAAGCCCGGCTGCCCGTGGTGCGATGACGTCGTGAACTACCTGTCCAAGAAAAAGATCCCTGTGAAGGTGATGGTCGTCACCGGCAATCGAGAGGCGATGCAGGAGATGATCGATCTCTCCGGCCAATCAAAGGCCCCGACCATGGACTGGCACGGCGACGTGCTCGCGGACTTCGGCGTGGAGGAGCTGGTGCCCTTCCTGCAGGAGCGCGGGGTCATCTGA
- a CDS encoding FG-GAP-like repeat-containing protein has translation MARLHRLLLLSSCLPLHALPEAPPAAFRAQTLDAELGIGYGLSIADIDGDGKDDIVLVDAKQTVWYRNPDWTKHRMTGALTKLDHVCVAACDIDHDKKAEVAIGAEWNPGDTKNSGAVFTLTAPEDRTQVWSAQKQHHEPTVHRMYWVKDDEQKHFLAVLPLHGCNNVNTEGDGIRFLGYRPVPDKEWPTFLINDQFHLAHNFDPVPWPGVTGEAMLVACKEGVHLLEKSGDSWKPTRMTGKGSGEVRLGKLPDGKRMIATIEPFHGNAVVINPENKDGLWSDKRIVLDESLAEGHALAAADFLGLGHDQVIAGWRKPNTDKKVGIRLYVPTAADGSTWKLHATIDDNTMACEDFKVADLNGDGKPDIIAAGRSTKNLVVYWNERE, from the coding sequence ATGGCCCGCCTTCATCGTCTCCTGCTCCTGTCCTCGTGCTTGCCGCTTCATGCCTTGCCGGAAGCGCCGCCCGCCGCTTTCCGCGCTCAGACGCTCGATGCGGAACTGGGCATTGGCTACGGGCTCTCGATCGCGGACATCGATGGCGACGGGAAGGACGACATCGTGCTGGTGGATGCGAAACAGACCGTGTGGTACCGGAATCCGGACTGGACGAAGCACCGGATGACCGGCGCGCTGACGAAGCTGGATCACGTGTGCGTCGCCGCCTGTGACATCGACCACGACAAGAAAGCCGAGGTTGCGATCGGTGCGGAGTGGAATCCCGGCGATACGAAGAACAGCGGTGCCGTCTTCACCCTCACCGCCCCGGAGGACCGGACGCAGGTATGGTCCGCGCAAAAGCAACACCATGAGCCGACCGTGCACCGGATGTATTGGGTGAAGGACGACGAGCAAAAACACTTCCTGGCCGTCCTGCCGCTCCACGGCTGCAACAACGTGAACACCGAGGGCGACGGCATCCGCTTCCTGGGCTACCGGCCGGTGCCCGACAAGGAGTGGCCGACCTTTCTCATCAACGACCAATTCCACCTCGCCCACAACTTCGACCCCGTGCCGTGGCCCGGCGTGACCGGCGAGGCGATGCTCGTGGCGTGCAAGGAAGGCGTCCACTTGCTCGAAAAAAGCGGCGACTCTTGGAAGCCGACCCGCATGACGGGAAAGGGCAGCGGCGAAGTGCGCCTCGGCAAGCTGCCCGATGGCAAGCGCATGATCGCGACCATCGAGCCCTTCCACGGCAATGCCGTGGTCATCAATCCAGAGAACAAGGACGGCCTGTGGTCCGACAAGCGCATCGTGCTCGATGAATCGCTCGCAGAGGGTCACGCGCTCGCCGCCGCCGACTTCCTCGGGCTGGGCCACGACCAGGTCATCGCCGGGTGGCGGAAGCCGAATACGGACAAGAAAGTCGGCATCCGCCTCTACGTCCCGACCGCCGCCGATGGCAGCACCTGGAAGCTCCACGCGACCATCGATGACAACACGATGGCCTGCGAGGACTTCAAGGTGGCCGACCTGAATGGCGACGGAAAGCCGGACATCATCGCCGCGGGCCGCTCGACGAAAAACCTCGTCGTCTATTGGAACGAACGGGAGTGA
- a CDS encoding FG-GAP repeat domain-containing protein produces MKSHALLLPAGVLLAAVSFSLANTPGRSAWKKHVVTREFLTEGLSAGDVDGDGVKDLVAGAFWIKGPDFKEAKPYREGKAMPIGSYMEDSFLSWVEDLDGDGKNDILMASHPGKDLTLYINPGKEGGEWVAHRVMTEAAHESPMWVDIDGDGKKEFVCMQGGKFGYAEADWSDVTKPWTFIAISDKRTDTPYLHGIGVGDLNGDGRMDIVEKDGWFEQPKEKDGKWTWHQYRFSGPGGAQMLVFDVDQDGDNDVVTALNGHGYGLFWYENETKDGKVNFTPHEILPEDGSKTGPGGLQFSQLHALDAGDFDKDGRMDFITGKRFWAHMGNDPGERDPALAVVFYNRKDGDGVRWEPEVIDNDSGVGCQVLAVDIDGDGKLEFVAGSKKGVHIIHR; encoded by the coding sequence ATGAAATCCCACGCCCTTCTCCTGCCCGCCGGTGTCCTGCTGGCAGCCGTTTCCTTTTCCCTCGCGAATACCCCCGGCCGCTCCGCATGGAAAAAGCACGTGGTGACCCGCGAATTCCTCACCGAGGGGCTCTCCGCCGGTGACGTGGACGGGGATGGCGTGAAGGACCTCGTCGCCGGTGCCTTCTGGATCAAGGGCCCGGACTTCAAGGAGGCAAAGCCCTACCGCGAAGGGAAGGCCATGCCCATCGGCTCCTACATGGAAGACTCCTTCCTGAGCTGGGTGGAGGATCTGGATGGCGACGGCAAGAATGACATCCTCATGGCCAGCCACCCCGGCAAGGACCTTACGCTCTACATCAATCCCGGGAAGGAAGGCGGCGAATGGGTGGCCCACCGCGTGATGACCGAGGCCGCGCACGAGAGCCCCATGTGGGTGGACATCGATGGCGACGGGAAGAAGGAATTTGTCTGCATGCAGGGCGGCAAGTTCGGCTACGCGGAGGCGGATTGGTCGGACGTCACGAAGCCATGGACCTTCATCGCCATCTCGGACAAGCGCACCGACACGCCCTACCTCCACGGCATCGGCGTGGGCGACCTGAATGGCGACGGCCGCATGGACATCGTCGAGAAGGACGGGTGGTTCGAGCAGCCGAAGGAGAAGGACGGCAAGTGGACCTGGCACCAGTATCGCTTCTCCGGCCCGGGCGGCGCGCAGATGCTCGTCTTCGATGTCGATCAGGACGGCGACAACGACGTCGTGACAGCGCTGAATGGCCACGGCTACGGCCTCTTCTGGTATGAGAATGAAACGAAGGACGGCAAGGTGAACTTCACCCCGCACGAGATCCTTCCCGAGGATGGCTCGAAGACCGGCCCCGGCGGCCTGCAATTCAGCCAACTCCACGCGCTGGATGCCGGTGACTTCGACAAGGACGGTCGCATGGACTTCATCACCGGCAAGCGCTTCTGGGCGCACATGGGCAATGACCCGGGCGAGCGCGACCCGGCCCTCGCCGTGGTCTTCTACAACCGCAAGGATGGCGACGGCGTGCGCTGGGAGCCCGAGGTGATCGACAATGACTCCGGAGTCGGCTGCCAAGTCCTCGCCGTGGACATCGATGGCGATGGAAAGCTGGAATTCGTCGCCGGCAGCAAGAAGGGCGTCCACATCATCCACCGCTGA
- a CDS encoding SGNH/GDSL hydrolase family protein yields MNRFLILAVTTLAFPICAKDLAPLPAELSAYQLDPAPVPAGLLLKKGDRIAICGDSITEQKQYSVIMESYLTACLPELDITCRQYGWGGEQVGGFLGRLESDVLRFKPTFATSCYGMNDFRYVPYDEGIAAEYRKNETTMVQAFKKAGARVLLGSPGIIDTVPHWVHSAKGTKEELNVALSKFRNIGIQVAAAEKVAFADVFRPMLLADHEAEKLHGPEFLVAGKDGVHPEWAGQVVMAYAFLKGMGIDGNIGTITIGRSGKATASEGHKVVSSDGGKITIQSAKLPFSPGPGDVKNHDSIAAGLALVPFDDELNRFTLKIDFPEAENYDVTWGDTTKSYTADALRKGVNLAKDFPNSPLVPAFKRVWDAVAAKQDYETRQIKALVHGPEGAADLDGTFAVTEKARAKFAKAIADAKQPAEHVITVTAK; encoded by the coding sequence ATGAATCGCTTCCTGATCCTCGCCGTCACGACTCTTGCATTCCCAATTTGTGCCAAGGACCTCGCGCCCCTGCCCGCCGAGCTCTCCGCCTACCAACTCGATCCCGCACCGGTGCCCGCTGGACTGTTGCTGAAGAAGGGCGACCGCATCGCCATCTGCGGCGACTCCATCACGGAGCAGAAGCAGTACTCGGTGATCATGGAAAGCTATCTCACCGCCTGCCTGCCGGAGCTGGACATCACCTGCCGGCAGTACGGATGGGGTGGCGAGCAGGTGGGCGGCTTCCTCGGACGGCTGGAGAGCGACGTGCTCCGCTTCAAGCCGACTTTCGCGACCTCGTGCTACGGCATGAATGACTTCCGCTACGTGCCGTATGACGAGGGCATCGCCGCGGAGTATCGGAAGAACGAGACCACGATGGTGCAGGCATTCAAGAAGGCGGGCGCGCGCGTGCTGTTAGGCTCGCCCGGGATCATCGATACCGTGCCGCACTGGGTCCACTCGGCGAAGGGCACGAAGGAAGAGCTGAACGTGGCGCTTTCGAAGTTCCGCAACATCGGCATTCAGGTCGCGGCAGCGGAGAAGGTCGCCTTCGCCGATGTCTTCCGCCCGATGCTGCTGGCGGACCACGAGGCGGAAAAACTGCATGGCCCGGAATTCCTCGTGGCGGGGAAGGACGGCGTACACCCGGAGTGGGCCGGGCAGGTGGTGATGGCCTATGCCTTCCTGAAGGGCATGGGCATCGATGGCAACATCGGCACCATCACCATCGGCCGCTCGGGCAAGGCGACCGCCAGCGAGGGCCACAAGGTCGTCTCGTCCGATGGCGGCAAGATCACGATCCAGAGCGCGAAGCTGCCCTTCAGCCCCGGCCCGGGCGACGTGAAGAACCACGACTCGATCGCCGCCGGACTCGCGCTGGTGCCCTTCGATGACGAGCTGAACCGCTTCACGCTGAAGATCGATTTCCCAGAAGCGGAAAACTACGATGTGACTTGGGGCGACACGACGAAGAGCTACACCGCGGACGCCCTGAGGAAGGGGGTGAATCTCGCGAAGGACTTCCCTAACAGCCCGCTGGTCCCCGCTTTCAAGCGCGTGTGGGACGCGGTCGCGGCGAAGCAGGACTACGAGACGCGCCAGATCAAGGCACTGGTCCACGGCCCGGAAGGCGCTGCGGACCTCGATGGCACCTTCGCCGTGACGGAGAAGGCGCGTGCGAAATTCGCCAAGGCGATCGCCGATGCGAAGCAGCCGGCCGAGCACGTGATCACCGTGACGGCAAAGTGA
- a CDS encoding aldo/keto reductase produces the protein MTRRDTFRLMAGGLAMSQVSGAESTSPAMLTRAIPSTGEKLPVIGMGTWQTFDVEDPAPMEEVLKVFSELGGKLLDSSPMYGKSEQVAGDLLGKLALRDKLFVATKVWIKGKAEGIAQMESSMKKLRAKPIDLMQVHNLVDVGTQLDTLRGWKKDGTVRYLGITHYTASQHGAVAKLLESEALDFLQINYSVGEREAEERLLPLAKDKGVAVIANRPFAGGGLFAKLREKPLPGWAKEIGCESWAQVMLKFVVSHPAMTCAIPATSKVKHLRDNMQAGHGTMPDEAMRKRIAAEVA, from the coding sequence ATGACCCGACGCGACACCTTCCGGCTGATGGCCGGTGGCCTGGCGATGAGCCAGGTCTCCGGCGCGGAATCCACCTCCCCTGCCATGCTCACGCGCGCGATCCCCTCGACCGGCGAGAAGCTCCCGGTGATCGGCATGGGCACCTGGCAGACCTTCGACGTGGAGGACCCCGCACCGATGGAAGAGGTGCTGAAGGTCTTCTCGGAACTCGGCGGCAAGCTGCTGGATTCCTCGCCGATGTATGGGAAGTCCGAGCAAGTCGCCGGTGACCTGCTGGGGAAGCTGGCTCTTCGCGACAAGCTCTTCGTCGCCACGAAGGTGTGGATCAAGGGCAAGGCCGAGGGCATCGCGCAGATGGAGTCCTCGATGAAGAAGCTCCGCGCGAAACCCATCGACCTGATGCAGGTGCACAACCTCGTGGATGTGGGCACGCAGCTCGATACCCTGCGCGGGTGGAAGAAGGACGGCACGGTCCGCTACCTCGGCATCACCCATTACACCGCGAGCCAGCACGGAGCGGTGGCGAAGCTGCTGGAATCCGAGGCGCTCGATTTCCTACAGATCAACTACTCCGTCGGCGAGCGAGAGGCGGAGGAGAGGCTGCTGCCGCTGGCCAAGGACAAGGGCGTGGCGGTCATCGCAAACCGGCCCTTCGCGGGCGGCGGGCTTTTCGCGAAGCTGCGTGAGAAACCACTGCCGGGATGGGCGAAGGAAATCGGCTGCGAGAGCTGGGCGCAGGTGATGCTGAAATTCGTGGTGTCACACCCCGCGATGACCTGTGCGATCCCGGCGACATCGAAGGTGAAGCACCTCCGCGACAACATGCAGGCCGGTCACGGCACCATGCCGGACGAGGCGATGCGGAAGCGCATCGCCGCAGAGGTGGCGTGA
- the htpG gene encoding molecular chaperone HtpG codes for MSEATLETHSFQAEIKQLLDLVVHSLYTDREIFLRELVSNASDSMEKLRHLQGTEKDIHDAALPLEIHITTDKEARTVTIADRGIGMTRGELVENLGTIAHSGTKAFLTAMKESGNSPANMIGQFGVGFYSAFMVAEKVEVFTRSWRVEGEDLLWTSDGVSGYSIEEASGLERGVKIVLHLKEEHAEFAEDTRVKHLIERYSNFVGFPIHLNGERINKVEALWLKNKADITEEEYKEFYQFACHGYSDPSYRLHFSADAPIAINALIFVPDENMERWGMQKTEPAVALYCKKVLIDSSPKGLLPEWMRFLKGVIDSADLPLNISRETMQDSALVRKLGSVISKRVVKMFEKEAEADPEKFQAFYKKFDRFFKEGVATDYASKDGIAKLLRFESSMTEEGKLSSFADYAARAKDGQDKIYYIVGASRAQLETSPYIEAFKARGLEVVYFTDPVDEYVVESLGEFDGKKLVSISHAGVELEDSANEGDALSEEATGKLCSFLQEELGDKVTSVASGKRLVDSPVIALVPQDGMTPQMRRMMKAMDENFKDEVKVELEINPRHPLVKKLAETSESNPELAKLVAGQLFDNALIAAGLLDDARETVKRMNALMEKAMG; via the coding sequence ATGAGCGAAGCCACTCTCGAAACGCACTCCTTCCAGGCCGAAATCAAGCAGCTCCTCGACCTCGTCGTCCACTCCCTCTACACCGACCGTGAGATCTTCCTCCGCGAACTGGTGTCGAATGCCTCGGACTCGATGGAGAAGCTGCGCCACCTGCAGGGCACGGAAAAGGACATCCACGACGCCGCGCTGCCTCTGGAGATCCACATCACCACGGACAAGGAAGCCCGCACCGTGACCATCGCAGACCGCGGCATCGGCATGACTCGCGGCGAGCTGGTGGAGAATCTCGGCACCATCGCGCACTCGGGCACGAAGGCCTTCCTCACGGCGATGAAGGAGAGCGGCAACTCTCCCGCGAACATGATCGGCCAGTTCGGCGTCGGCTTCTACTCGGCCTTCATGGTGGCGGAGAAGGTGGAGGTCTTCACCCGCTCCTGGCGCGTGGAGGGCGAGGACCTGCTGTGGACCAGCGATGGCGTGAGCGGCTACTCGATCGAGGAGGCCAGCGGCCTGGAGCGCGGCGTGAAGATCGTGCTGCACCTGAAGGAGGAGCACGCGGAATTCGCCGAAGACACGCGGGTGAAGCACCTCATCGAGCGCTATAGCAATTTCGTCGGCTTCCCGATCCACCTGAATGGCGAGCGCATCAACAAGGTCGAGGCGCTGTGGCTGAAGAACAAGGCCGACATCACCGAGGAGGAGTACAAGGAATTCTACCAGTTCGCCTGCCACGGCTACAGCGATCCGTCCTACCGCCTGCACTTCAGCGCCGATGCACCGATCGCGATCAACGCGCTGATCTTCGTCCCGGACGAAAACATGGAGCGCTGGGGCATGCAGAAGACCGAGCCTGCCGTCGCGCTGTATTGCAAGAAGGTGCTCATCGATTCCTCGCCGAAGGGCCTGCTGCCGGAGTGGATGCGCTTCCTCAAGGGCGTGATCGATAGCGCTGACCTGCCGCTGAACATTTCCCGCGAGACGATGCAGGACAGCGCGCTGGTGCGGAAGCTCGGCAGCGTGATCTCGAAGCGCGTGGTGAAGATGTTCGAGAAGGAAGCCGAGGCGGACCCGGAGAAGTTCCAGGCGTTCTACAAGAAATTCGACCGTTTCTTCAAGGAAGGCGTCGCCACCGACTACGCGAGCAAGGACGGCATCGCGAAGCTGCTGCGCTTCGAGTCCTCGATGACGGAGGAGGGCAAGCTCTCCAGCTTCGCCGACTACGCCGCGCGTGCGAAGGACGGCCAGGACAAGATCTACTACATCGTCGGAGCCAGCCGCGCGCAGCTCGAGACGAGCCCGTACATCGAGGCCTTCAAGGCCCGCGGGCTGGAGGTCGTGTATTTCACCGATCCGGTGGACGAATACGTCGTCGAGTCGCTCGGTGAATTCGACGGCAAGAAGCTGGTCTCCATCAGCCACGCGGGCGTGGAGCTGGAAGACAGCGCGAACGAGGGCGACGCACTCAGCGAAGAGGCGACGGGCAAGCTGTGCTCCTTCCTCCAGGAAGAGCTGGGCGACAAGGTCACCAGCGTCGCGAGCGGCAAGCGTCTCGTGGACAGCCCGGTCATCGCGCTGGTCCCGCAGGACGGCATGACGCCGCAGATGCGCCGCATGATGAAGGCGATGGATGAGAACTTCAAAGACGAGGTGAAGGTGGAGCTGGAGATCAACCCGCGCCACCCGCTCGTGAAAAAGCTCGCAGAGACCAGCGAGTCGAATCCGGAACTCGCGAAACTGGTGGCCGGCCAGCTCTTCGACAATGCCCTCATCGCCGCAGGCCTCCTCGACGATGCCCGCGAAACAGTGAAGCGCATGAACGCGCTGATGGAAAAGGCGATGGGTTGA